In the uncultured Methanolobus sp. genome, one interval contains:
- a CDS encoding DUF3307 domain-containing protein, with translation MMDTALLNISLLARLLLSHLLADFVFQTKLMVQDRFEKKWHSKWLYVHGIIAGLLAFIFSGAFDYIWLFILYTLAHTVIDGFKSTGKDDLKYLILDQLVHMLTLLIVWVLITGPFRIAGEFQDFELFGTDVWIILIAYTLVIWPSGILIGKFTMPWRQDENKKEDEGLANAGLWIGRFERFLLLTFILLSEYSLVGLLIAAKSVLRITGDKKASEYIAVGTLLSISIVVITGVATKWILDLGL, from the coding sequence ATGATGGATACTGCCCTTCTGAATATTTCCCTGCTTGCAAGACTTCTTCTTTCCCATTTACTTGCCGATTTTGTTTTTCAGACAAAGCTAATGGTTCAGGATCGTTTTGAAAAAAAGTGGCATTCTAAATGGCTTTATGTTCATGGAATCATAGCAGGTTTACTTGCATTTATTTTTTCAGGAGCTTTTGACTACATCTGGTTGTTCATCCTTTATACTTTAGCGCATACTGTGATAGATGGTTTCAAGTCTACAGGAAAAGATGACCTGAAATACCTGATACTGGACCAGTTGGTACATATGCTTACATTGCTGATTGTCTGGGTTCTGATAACAGGTCCTTTCCGGATTGCAGGAGAATTCCAGGACTTCGAGCTATTCGGGACAGATGTCTGGATAATACTTATTGCCTACACTCTGGTAATCTGGCCCAGCGGGATTCTTATTGGAAAATTTACCATGCCATGGAGACAGGATGAAAATAAGAAAGAAGACGAAGGACTGGCAAATGCAGGTCTCTGGATCGGACGGTTTGAACGTTTTCTCCTTCTGACTTTCATATTGCTCAGTGAGTACTCTCTGGTTGGTTTACTTATTGCTGCAAAATCCGTGTTAAGGATAACAGGAGACAAAAAAGCAAGTGAATACATAGCTGTAGGCACACTTTTGAGTATTTCTATTGTTGTTATAACAGGTGTTGCTACAAAATGGATTCTTGATCTGGGCTTGTAA
- a CDS encoding SatD family protein, translated as MQVKNELYAVITGDLVGSSEISYNDREILLSALHESFFFVSNTLHPDDNSIPPFEISRGDSFQALFSDPENALMASVLIILKLSLFSEADRKLETRISIGIGSVEYLSESGSVGEADGQAFRLSGRTLESMKEQEKKLMITSSNPALNLILESQCAFFDNIATRWTKIQKQFLLEKLTGRTQSEIALKYGKSQSTISQSLKAAGFDSLKKFLDNYTNLFEHPGIFVMSD; from the coding sequence TTGCAAGTCAAAAATGAATTATATGCGGTTATTACCGGTGACCTTGTGGGTTCCTCGGAAATAAGTTATAACGATCGGGAGATACTTCTCTCAGCTCTCCACGAGTCTTTCTTTTTTGTAAGCAACACCTTGCATCCTGATGATAACAGCATTCCACCTTTTGAGATATCCCGGGGTGACAGTTTTCAGGCGTTATTCAGTGATCCGGAGAATGCATTGATGGCATCTGTTCTCATTATACTGAAACTAAGCCTTTTCAGTGAAGCTGACAGGAAACTTGAAACCAGAATCTCGATTGGTATCGGAAGTGTTGAGTATTTATCAGAATCCGGTAGTGTGGGAGAAGCTGACGGGCAGGCTTTCAGGCTTTCAGGAAGGACACTGGAAAGTATGAAAGAGCAGGAAAAAAAACTTATGATAACAAGCTCCAATCCTGCATTAAACCTGATACTTGAATCCCAATGCGCATTTTTTGATAATATAGCAACAAGATGGACAAAGATTCAAAAGCAATTTCTTCTGGAGAAACTAACCGGCAGGACACAGAGTGAAATTGCACTGAAGTATGGTAAATCCCAGTCAACAATCTCTCAAAGTCTTAAAGCTGCAGGTTTTGATTCTCTGAAAAAGTTTCTGGATAACTATACAAACTTATTTGAACATCCAGGGATATTTGTTATGAGTGATTAA
- a CDS encoding M4 family metallopeptidase: MYEPVRKQKDILDKLKSIDENVEIKWDKRTGSPLRLKGLLAKAGQKEPEKAAIEFMDANKDLYLLKSISKEMLVKRIDTDRIGARHVRMQQVYKELPVFGSEIIVHIDANDNIKGTTGKLTPGLDLPDKAKITGEEALKIVLGDDKNNSRGKLYADPTLMILSQFVEKPHLVWHLTVDGIDKDLGGEETPAKWEYFVDALTGKVVWKYNNEQGHTRTTGSGLGTYAGSVTINTLHDHGTGNYMLEDQWVPSSARVITHDANGGYPPASVSEDDNNNWSASGQGPDVDCHLYTRIVYDYYFTVHGRDSYDDAGADMHIYANCGTGWNNATWNGSYVKVGNGDGARYNSLCALDIIAHEWTHAVTEHTAGLVYSNESGALNESMSDVFGALISGNWLIGEEPWLPATAPALRNMEDPTNGGQYDPANPIDSTIAGHQPDHMNDKYTGYSDSGGVHINSGIMNKAAYLIATGGTHRGIRICEGLGRDVLGLLYYQALTTHLVSSSDFSDMRDAVLDSLGDLYSSNPHYSRWRASIINAFAAVGIGTAVICPITCWIAPMICPPSPHLVCPPSPHFACPPAPYICPPAPDFVCPPSPLVICPPSPYVACPPSPGLSCLPGPDPLPYDPYIRVKNPVITLKTDIIEIVGIGPEIATLFKGSSISTLGEFLKATESSKKITEVSKTLGISENRIHDWRKKTLVMLGEIK, translated from the coding sequence ATGTATGAACCTGTCAGGAAACAAAAAGATATACTTGATAAGCTGAAAAGCATTGATGAGAATGTAGAAATTAAATGGGACAAACGTACCGGAAGTCCCCTGAGACTTAAAGGCCTGCTTGCAAAAGCAGGACAAAAGGAACCGGAAAAAGCTGCTATAGAGTTTATGGACGCTAACAAGGACCTTTATCTGTTAAAATCAATCAGCAAGGAAATGCTTGTTAAAAGGATTGATACCGACCGTATCGGTGCCCGACATGTGCGCATGCAGCAGGTCTACAAAGAACTGCCTGTTTTTGGCAGCGAGATAATAGTTCACATTGATGCCAATGATAACATAAAAGGAACAACAGGAAAACTAACTCCTGGCCTTGACCTGCCGGATAAGGCAAAAATTACGGGAGAAGAAGCACTGAAGATCGTTCTTGGAGATGACAAGAATAATTCCAGGGGAAAACTGTATGCTGACCCCACACTGATGATCCTGTCACAATTTGTGGAAAAGCCTCACCTTGTGTGGCATCTGACAGTTGACGGGATAGACAAGGATCTTGGTGGAGAAGAAACACCTGCTAAATGGGAATATTTTGTTGATGCCCTGACCGGGAAAGTAGTCTGGAAATACAACAACGAGCAGGGACATACACGGACTACAGGTTCGGGACTGGGAACATATGCCGGTTCCGTCACAATAAACACATTGCACGATCACGGCACGGGTAATTATATGCTTGAGGACCAATGGGTACCAAGCTCAGCAAGAGTGATTACACATGATGCCAATGGTGGCTATCCTCCTGCCTCTGTTTCGGAAGATGACAATAATAACTGGTCTGCTTCAGGACAGGGGCCTGACGTTGATTGTCACCTATATACAAGAATAGTTTACGACTATTACTTCACCGTACACGGACGTGACAGTTATGATGATGCAGGAGCTGATATGCATATTTATGCAAACTGCGGAACCGGCTGGAACAATGCCACATGGAACGGCAGTTATGTGAAAGTCGGAAACGGTGACGGAGCAAGATATAATTCTCTCTGTGCGCTGGACATTATTGCCCATGAGTGGACACATGCAGTCACCGAACATACAGCCGGACTGGTATATAGTAATGAGTCAGGTGCCCTAAACGAGTCCATGTCAGATGTCTTCGGTGCTCTGATATCCGGTAACTGGCTCATAGGCGAAGAACCATGGTTGCCTGCAACTGCACCTGCATTGCGTAATATGGAAGACCCGACCAACGGCGGGCAATACGATCCGGCAAATCCTATAGACAGTACTATAGCAGGTCACCAGCCGGACCATATGAATGACAAATACACCGGATATTCGGATAGTGGCGGAGTCCATATTAACAGTGGAATCATGAACAAGGCTGCTTACCTGATAGCTACCGGCGGCACACACAGAGGTATCAGGATATGCGAAGGACTTGGACGTGACGTGCTGGGACTACTCTATTACCAGGCGTTGACTACACATCTCGTATCAAGTTCGGATTTCAGTGATATGAGAGATGCTGTACTGGATTCACTTGGTGATCTTTATTCTTCTAACCCGCATTATTCACGCTGGAGAGCAAGCATAATCAATGCGTTTGCTGCCGTAGGAATTGGTACGGCCGTGATATGTCCGATTACGTGCTGGATAGCACCGATGATCTGCCCACCATCTCCTCATTTGGTATGCCCCCCTTCACCACACTTTGCATGTCCACCGGCGCCTTACATCTGCCCGCCTGCACCGGACTTTGTTTGTCCACCATCTCCGCTGGTAATCTGTCCACCATCACCTTATGTTGCCTGTCCGCCATCACCGGGACTTTCGTGCCTGCCCGGACCGGACCCTCTGCCATATGATCCGTACATACGTGTTAAAAACCCGGTTATAACACTGAAAACTGATATCATAGAGATTGTGGGTATCGGACCGGAAATTGCAACTCTGTTTAAGGGGAGCTCTATTTCAACACTTGGAGAATTCCTGAAAGCTACTGAGAGTTCAAAGAAAATAACCGAAGTTTCAAAGACACTTGGAATATCAGAGAACAGGATACATGACTGGAGAAAAAAGACACTTGTGATGCTCGGGGAAATCAAGTGA
- a CDS encoding DUF3160 domain-containing protein, with protein MKLPLTSVLVIIIIFTFTSGCINTDETIASEDKVSQNYSQNEKADFGQHYNSESSNIKLQAAQYNLPLEISDISNYNEFSSVVQLNEKEQNKLEENGFVVITNPFNQNEEIITDVYDQLENNDIPIFITSDSLLHVYHIQFDETLRQIEENTFYDALWELNLNLLNESLKTYETSDGDIKEAAYRNIAYFSVALSLLEPQEHQTSPAIEENLWCPPEVTNFSADEASTYNFEIPEIAQDDVESELSLIYSHENLDISPIFNYKEDYTQYVPRGHYTRSEELKNYFRAFMWHGRMSMLLKGDITEAEDREHEAKIQTLQASLIASNLENDTTLMEKWDDIYTVTAFYVGFSDDLGPYEYMEAMNKVMGENSNDNIENLDTEALKAELSSYRSPKIYGGTGGIEIDSANPDELENSLEDTKGFRFMGQRYVPDSYMFQNLIYPAVDDRFLPKGLDIMVLLGSERAPEHLQSQGDTDYPTYNEQISKLEEEFDSKNESEWTMNLYWSWLYALQPLMKDYGEGYPTFMQTEAWQDKQLSTSLASWAELKHDTILYAKQFTGFFTGLWLETEEKEPVVGYVEPVPEFYSRLLALNKMTGSGLDDMGVLDNASRSRMDNINTILEKLIDISEKELQNQELSKEEYDFIESFGDEIEGIITNVDEKARKTTIVADVGTDPNSGTVLEEGVGYVDMIVVAYKLPDGRILIGAGPVMSYYEFRQPMQDRLTDEAWRKMLQTSPPEKPEWTNSFAV; from the coding sequence ATGAAATTACCTTTAACATCCGTCCTTGTAATCATAATTATTTTTACATTCACGTCAGGATGCATTAACACAGATGAAACAATAGCAAGTGAAGACAAAGTATCTCAAAATTATAGTCAGAATGAGAAAGCTGATTTTGGTCAGCATTATAATTCTGAGTCTTCAAATATAAAATTGCAGGCAGCACAATATAACCTGCCACTGGAAATTTCTGATATCTCAAACTATAATGAATTTAGTTCGGTAGTGCAACTTAATGAGAAAGAACAAAACAAGCTGGAAGAAAATGGTTTTGTTGTAATAACAAATCCTTTCAATCAGAATGAAGAAATCATTACAGATGTTTATGATCAGCTAGAAAACAATGATATCCCGATATTCATTACATCAGACTCGTTGCTCCATGTATACCACATTCAATTTGACGAAACATTACGGCAAATAGAAGAAAACACTTTTTATGATGCTCTGTGGGAATTGAATCTGAACCTGCTTAATGAATCTCTGAAAACATATGAAACATCTGATGGCGATATTAAAGAAGCAGCCTACAGGAATATAGCGTATTTTTCTGTTGCTTTAAGCTTACTTGAACCACAGGAACACCAGACATCTCCTGCAATAGAAGAGAATCTATGGTGTCCACCTGAAGTTACCAATTTCAGTGCTGATGAAGCTTCCACTTATAATTTTGAAATTCCGGAAATTGCGCAGGATGACGTGGAATCCGAACTTTCGCTGATATATTCTCATGAAAATCTGGATATCTCACCGATATTCAACTACAAGGAAGATTATACACAATATGTGCCAAGAGGACACTATACCAGATCAGAGGAACTAAAGAATTATTTCAGGGCTTTTATGTGGCATGGCAGAATGAGCATGTTACTTAAAGGAGACATTACGGAAGCTGAAGACCGTGAGCATGAAGCAAAAATACAAACACTTCAGGCAAGCCTTATTGCTTCCAACCTTGAAAATGACACAACATTAATGGAAAAATGGGATGACATTTACACAGTAACTGCCTTTTATGTTGGATTTTCAGATGACCTCGGCCCCTATGAATACATGGAAGCCATGAATAAAGTGATGGGAGAAAATAGTAATGATAATATCGAAAATCTGGATACGGAAGCCTTAAAAGCAGAACTTTCATCATACAGAAGTCCGAAAATATACGGCGGAACAGGAGGAATCGAAATTGATTCTGCTAATCCCGATGAACTCGAAAATTCTCTGGAAGATACCAAAGGTTTCAGGTTCATGGGCCAGAGGTATGTTCCGGACTCATACATGTTCCAGAATCTGATATATCCTGCCGTTGATGATCGATTCCTTCCAAAAGGTCTTGATATTATGGTATTGCTTGGTTCGGAAAGAGCCCCTGAACATTTGCAATCACAGGGAGACACTGATTACCCTACCTATAATGAACAGATTTCAAAGCTGGAAGAGGAATTTGATTCCAAAAACGAATCTGAATGGACCATGAACCTGTACTGGTCATGGCTCTATGCACTTCAGCCCCTGATGAAGGATTATGGGGAAGGATATCCCACATTCATGCAAACAGAAGCCTGGCAGGATAAACAATTATCAACCAGTCTGGCATCGTGGGCTGAACTAAAACATGATACTATACTATACGCAAAACAATTTACTGGGTTTTTTACAGGGCTCTGGCTTGAAACGGAAGAAAAAGAACCGGTTGTAGGCTATGTAGAGCCAGTGCCTGAATTTTACAGCAGGCTTCTTGCTCTTAATAAAATGACCGGCAGTGGCCTTGATGATATGGGAGTCCTTGACAATGCTTCCAGAAGTCGCATGGATAACATAAATACCATACTTGAAAAATTGATTGACATTTCAGAAAAGGAACTGCAAAATCAGGAACTTTCAAAGGAAGAATATGATTTTATTGAATCTTTCGGGGATGAAATAGAGGGTATAATCACCAATGTTGACGAAAAAGCCCGGAAAACTACAATAGTTGCAGACGTTGGCACGGATCCGAATTCCGGAACTGTTCTTGAAGAAGGAGTAGGATATGTGGATATGATCGTTGTGGCTTATAAGCTACCTGATGGCAGAATTCTGATTGGTGCAGGCCCTGTGATGTCGTATTATGAATTCAGGCAACCCATGCAGGACAGACTAACCGATGAAGCATGGAGAAAAATGTTACAGACGTCCCCACCGGAAAAGCCGGAATGGACAAATTCATTTGCAGTGTGA
- the sfsA gene encoding DNA/RNA nuclease SfsA: MSLKALSSTDSSQKVLEIQTDAEGILIERLNRFLAIVEVDVSGSKSQEKVHVHDPGRLIDILYPGNRVLLRKASNPKRKTGWDMIAGRSGDNWILINSAFHRQISEWVIKNNVIDLFSNADAVLPEQKFGESRLDYLLMKGDTDIWIEVKGCTLAEGKTASFPDAPTTRGKRHLDELIKARSEGHEAAILILIFRPEAECFTANGIIDPDFAQTFEKAIEAGVNVFPLQFSFEENTIYYHSQLPLCRNALSKR, translated from the coding sequence ATGTCTCTAAAAGCACTCTCTTCAACAGATTCGTCACAAAAAGTCCTTGAAATCCAAACAGATGCCGAAGGCATCCTGATTGAAAGACTAAATCGTTTTCTGGCTATAGTCGAGGTCGATGTGAGTGGAAGCAAAAGTCAAGAAAAAGTACACGTGCATGACCCTGGCAGGCTAATTGACATACTCTATCCGGGAAACCGTGTACTGCTTCGAAAAGCCAGCAATCCGAAAAGAAAAACTGGCTGGGACATGATAGCCGGAAGGTCAGGAGATAACTGGATTCTTATCAATTCTGCATTTCACAGGCAGATTTCAGAATGGGTAATCAAGAATAACGTCATTGATCTTTTCAGCAATGCCGATGCCGTTCTGCCTGAGCAGAAATTCGGAGAGAGCAGGCTTGACTATCTTTTGATGAAAGGCGATACGGATATCTGGATTGAGGTCAAGGGTTGCACACTGGCTGAAGGAAAAACAGCATCTTTTCCTGATGCTCCGACAACCCGCGGGAAACGTCATCTTGATGAACTTATCAAAGCCAGGTCAGAAGGCCATGAAGCTGCAATCCTCATTCTTATATTCAGACCGGAAGCAGAATGCTTCACAGCAAACGGGATAATTGATCCGGATTTCGCACAAACTTTTGAAAAAGCAATTGAAGCCGGTGTAAATGTATTCCCACTCCAGTTTTCCTTTGAAGAGAACACAATCTATTATCATTCACAGCTTCCGCTCTGCAGGAATGCTCTTTCCAAAAGATAA
- a CDS encoding helix-turn-helix domain-containing protein has product MADDEQKVLDALKDANKPMRPGEIAEVTGLESKEVSKILKTLKSTDAVCTPKRCFYAHADYEKSE; this is encoded by the coding sequence ATGGCAGATGATGAACAGAAAGTACTCGATGCACTTAAAGATGCAAATAAACCAATGAGACCTGGAGAGATTGCTGAAGTCACCGGTCTTGAAAGCAAAGAAGTCAGCAAGATCCTTAAGACACTCAAGAGCACAGATGCAGTCTGCACTCCAAAAAGATGCTTCTATGCACATGCTGACTACGAAAAGTCAGAGTAA
- a CDS encoding protease inhibitor I42 family protein, translating to MNTRLLMVVAVIILAGITSGCVSDNNNISSNASVEDNVTVIHDEEKQVENTDNSNVAIETMENVVYQFSEDYSQSTAYAISGDTVIIILEENPTTGYSWNMTYSEGLELKEDAYLEASINADLVGAAGSHIWTFEVTERGEQNISAIYRRPWEEITGTEDHYELTIKVISESELINDSGTVTYNNLEGGFYGIVGTDDAKYDPINLPDDFRTDATRIRFTAYTRDDMTGFHMWGQIIELRTISPIL from the coding sequence ATGAATACCAGATTACTGATGGTTGTGGCAGTAATAATTCTCGCAGGCATAACTTCAGGCTGCGTGTCAGACAACAACAATATCAGCAGTAACGCCAGCGTTGAAGACAATGTCACTGTAATACATGATGAGGAAAAACAGGTAGAAAACACCGATAATTCTAACGTTGCTATTGAAACAATGGAAAATGTCGTCTATCAGTTTTCAGAGGACTATAGTCAGAGTACGGCTTATGCAATTTCCGGCGACACTGTTATCATAATTCTTGAAGAGAATCCTACAACAGGATATTCATGGAATATGACATACAGCGAAGGACTTGAGCTCAAAGAGGATGCGTACCTCGAAGCAAGCATAAATGCGGATCTGGTAGGTGCAGCTGGTTCTCACATATGGACTTTTGAAGTCACTGAAAGAGGTGAGCAAAATATATCCGCAATTTATAGACGTCCGTGGGAAGAGATCACAGGAACTGAGGACCACTATGAACTGACCATTAAGGTAATTTCTGAGAGTGAGCTCATAAATGATAGCGGAACTGTAACTTACAACAACCTTGAAGGCGGCTTTTATGGAATAGTAGGCACTGATGATGCAAAATATGACCCGATAAACCTGCCGGACGATTTTAGAACTGATGCTACCAGAATTAGGTTTACAGCCTATACGCGTGATGATATGACAGGTTTCCACATGTGGGGGCAGATCATAGAACTAAGAACCATAAGCCCGATACTATAG
- a CDS encoding toll/interleukin-1 receptor domain-containing protein, which translates to MMINLDDDTNKESNPTCFISYSWDNEEHKEWVMYLASRLQSNGIKVTLDEWHLQAGGDLHLFMEESIRNCNYVVIVLTPNYAKKANNREGGVGYENSIITGNIHKHLRQVKYIPIIKSGNLDNSIPEYLAGKKYIPFLEEGKFEENLKALVHALYKKKMNDIPPLGPNPFSKKEISNHHTSLKNNNDIIENEFINTDEILNEENNKYILIENGKKVPYVNSKSVSNAECVIYANILVEEYENAFCLQHFESSLHIDNLEYIIERYYSTFYTDHHRVSAFNINQETCSWFGYGPLNFITAIKDQYYRYKDLKRRGEKIYHHEIAYFIDEWKDGIFFIGGQPSKVTGKEDSVTVDKISIGFIFKKMPFDTNKYNDFFGYFDETHLFYENFTSSLETKEMNTQINNETYVIDDPYKKNGGWVCGIVGNNSEEINFSDSSFVDKIIVNFNTYHELNDKCKYIITSAKSISLPTKCFTAKIINYKANWDLL; encoded by the coding sequence ATGATGATTAACCTAGATGATGATACTAATAAAGAAAGTAATCCTACATGTTTTATTAGTTATTCATGGGACAATGAAGAACATAAAGAATGGGTTATGTACCTAGCTTCTAGACTTCAATCTAATGGAATCAAAGTAACACTAGATGAGTGGCATTTGCAAGCCGGAGGAGATTTACATCTTTTCATGGAAGAATCCATTAGAAATTGCAATTATGTGGTTATCGTTCTTACACCAAATTATGCAAAGAAAGCTAACAACAGGGAAGGAGGGGTTGGCTACGAAAACTCCATCATAACTGGAAACATTCATAAGCATTTGCGTCAAGTTAAATACATACCAATAATAAAATCTGGAAATTTAGATAATTCTATTCCTGAGTATCTGGCCGGGAAAAAATATATTCCTTTTTTGGAAGAAGGAAAGTTTGAAGAGAATTTAAAAGCTCTAGTACATGCACTATATAAAAAGAAGATGAATGACATCCCACCTCTAGGTCCAAATCCTTTTTCAAAAAAAGAAATAAGTAACCACCATACATCTCTAAAAAACAACAATGACATTATTGAAAATGAATTTATAAATACAGATGAGATTCTAAATGAAGAAAACAACAAATATATATTGATTGAAAATGGTAAAAAAGTTCCTTATGTTAACTCAAAATCTGTCAGTAATGCAGAATGTGTAATATATGCAAATATTCTTGTTGAAGAATATGAAAATGCGTTCTGTCTTCAACATTTTGAATCCTCCCTACATATTGACAATCTAGAGTATATTATTGAAAGATATTATTCTACCTTTTATACAGATCATCACCGTGTGTCTGCTTTTAATATAAATCAGGAAACTTGTAGTTGGTTTGGTTATGGACCTTTAAATTTTATTACTGCAATCAAAGACCAATATTATAGATATAAAGATTTGAAGCGCCGTGGTGAGAAAATTTATCATCATGAAATAGCTTATTTTATTGACGAATGGAAAGATGGTATTTTTTTCATAGGAGGTCAACCAAGCAAAGTAACAGGAAAAGAAGATTCTGTCACAGTTGATAAGATTAGCATTGGCTTTATTTTCAAAAAAATGCCTTTTGATACAAATAAGTATAATGATTTCTTTGGATATTTCGATGAAACACACTTGTTTTATGAAAATTTCACTTCATCACTTGAAACTAAAGAAATGAATACTCAGATTAACAATGAGACATATGTTATTGATGATCCATACAAGAAAAATGGAGGGTGGGTTTGTGGTATTGTTGGAAATAATTCTGAAGAAATTAATTTTTCAGACTCATCATTTGTTGATAAAATTATCGTGAACTTTAACACATATCATGAATTGAACGATAAATGCAAATATATTATAACTTCTGCGAAATCAATTTCACTTCCGACGAAATGTTTTACTGCAAAAATAATAAATTACAAAGCTAATTGGGATTTACTCTAA
- a CDS encoding PqqD family peptide modification chaperone gives MIEKESGILAADPCNADTGMACGSNLPGKSAVPYFPFRISKENNIWITKDPLSSEVQELNDAAYWLLKMCDGYRTLYEVITQLSASFHSDRNTVMEKSRPVLDELTNRGLLWWRNERMNYWKVPAPAGVLWDLTSKCNLRCRHCVVSAGEECTDELSFEDCRRLIDEFADVEVGQLILSGGEPMIRKDFFDIAEYAASKDIMIQVATNGTLIDETAAERLANIGAMAQVSLDSSVPSVHDDFRQSSGSWQKTVDGIKLLVKAGVPVTLAAAVTSMNIDGVPDLYELGKELGVQTFRILPFVPSGRGTDALDLEVKPARMQKLTEFLLSKRDSYGPEIALMEFECTFQPILGQDIETNPDTRIGCDGAIGYCTVTSKGDVLPCNYFEGADVENVKDRSFRWIWDNSRFLNYFRSLKASDMKGKCSRCQWLPVCRGSCIAANFTRRDIFQANCHCWLVDEK, from the coding sequence GTGATAGAGAAAGAATCCGGTATATTGGCAGCAGACCCATGTAATGCGGATACCGGAATGGCTTGTGGGAGTAATCTTCCGGGAAAATCTGCTGTCCCTTATTTTCCTTTCAGGATAAGTAAGGAAAATAACATCTGGATCACAAAAGACCCGCTCAGTTCTGAAGTCCAGGAACTGAATGATGCAGCTTACTGGCTACTCAAAATGTGTGACGGTTATCGGACACTTTATGAAGTTATTACACAATTGAGTGCATCTTTTCATTCCGATAGGAACACTGTAATGGAGAAAAGCAGACCGGTACTTGATGAACTCACAAATCGTGGACTTTTGTGGTGGCGCAATGAAAGAATGAATTACTGGAAAGTTCCTGCTCCTGCCGGTGTGCTATGGGACCTTACATCAAAATGCAATCTCAGATGCCGACATTGCGTTGTAAGTGCAGGAGAGGAATGTACCGATGAGCTGAGTTTTGAAGATTGCCGCAGGCTTATAGATGAATTTGCAGATGTTGAAGTCGGCCAGTTGATACTAAGTGGCGGTGAACCTATGATCAGAAAAGACTTTTTCGACATAGCAGAATATGCTGCTTCTAAAGATATAATGATACAGGTTGCCACCAACGGAACACTAATAGATGAAACTGCTGCTGAAAGACTTGCAAATATCGGAGCAATGGCACAGGTGAGTCTTGATTCAAGTGTACCTTCTGTTCATGATGATTTCCGGCAGTCTTCGGGTTCGTGGCAAAAGACAGTAGATGGGATTAAATTGCTGGTGAAAGCCGGTGTTCCTGTCACACTTGCAGCCGCAGTAACCTCAATGAATATTGATGGTGTCCCTGACCTCTATGAACTTGGAAAAGAACTTGGAGTACAGACATTCAGAATTCTGCCTTTTGTTCCTTCCGGACGTGGAACAGATGCTCTTGACCTTGAAGTAAAACCGGCAAGGATGCAGAAGTTAACAGAATTCCTTCTCAGTAAAAGGGATTCGTATGGCCCTGAAATTGCACTAATGGAATTTGAATGCACTTTCCAGCCAATTCTGGGACAGGATATTGAAACCAATCCTGATACAAGAATCGGCTGTGATGGTGCCATCGGATACTGCACTGTCACTTCAAAGGGCGATGTTCTTCCATGTAACTATTTTGAGGGAGCAGATGTTGAAAATGTGAAAGACAGATCTTTCCGTTGGATATGGGACAATTCACGTTTCCTTAATTATTTCAGGAGCCTGAAAGCCTCGGATATGAAGGGAAAGTGCAGCAGGTGCCAGTGGCTTCCGGTTTGCAGGGGAAGCTGCATTGCGGCAAATTTTACAAGAAGGGATATTTTCCAGGCTAACTGTCACTGCTGGCTGGTGGATGAAAAATGA
- a CDS encoding HIT family protein — translation MDCLFCKIVAGEIPSHKVYEDENVYAFLDIYPCAEGHTIVLPKKHFGKFTDMSKEDAATLFASVNKIAKTVGETLELEGMNIGINNGEIAGQTVPHVHVHIIPRRAGDGEGNMHTIVELHPSTDNIAELAEKLSNSF, via the coding sequence ATGGATTGTCTATTCTGTAAGATCGTTGCTGGTGAAATTCCTTCACATAAGGTCTATGAAGACGAGAATGTTTATGCGTTTCTGGATATCTATCCCTGTGCAGAGGGACACACAATAGTTCTTCCGAAAAAGCATTTCGGAAAATTCACAGACATGAGCAAAGAAGATGCAGCTACCCTGTTTGCTTCAGTGAACAAGATTGCAAAGACCGTAGGGGAAACGCTGGAACTTGAAGGAATGAACATTGGCATCAACAACGGAGAGATAGCTGGCCAAACTGTGCCACATGTGCACGTTCACATAATTCCAAGGCGTGCTGGTGACGGAGAAGGCAACATGCACACCATCGTGGAACTTCATCCATCCACAGACAACATTGCCGAACTTGCTGAAAAGCTCAGTAACTCATTTTAA